In one Shinella zoogloeoides genomic region, the following are encoded:
- a CDS encoding capsular polysaccharide export protein, LipB/KpsS family: MSDTVVFVSLAGNQSAFFAALEPLVRAAGRDVVHVCFHEGSANELRKAGHRVFNPFELSDGGELPSFEAYGVDNPALLIAHEKAAYEIRDTQALLSKFRRHLAAMEKVFETLAGEGRRIVVVQELGGFTSVLAAYFAAQRHGVSNYFIEPSFFKGRFFLTRDSFSAPRIGRGAEGAGAEVLAVLNRIRDSQTVVIPVKDALHYRGAMRKLTDPKNWRRLVEKLVQKYVLKQQEEFQHIGGHVRRHVRMTMNAAKLRKFYAQIPAESPFLYYPLHVPADFALTIRSPEYLDQLSLIDFLCRVAPVGRKVVIKEHPALIGALPAGRMAELMRRHDNLVLLSPGINNHAVLRQAEAVVTVNSKAGAEALLYRRPVLALGDSFYRDSGLVTVVDALRELPTRLAGAALPVEEDVNRFLQDVWSASVPGELYDVREENVAEFAASLLGVLDAQNVRNATG, from the coding sequence ATGAGCGATACGGTCGTCTTCGTCAGCCTTGCCGGCAATCAGTCCGCATTCTTCGCCGCCCTCGAGCCGCTCGTCCGCGCGGCCGGCAGGGACGTGGTGCATGTCTGCTTCCACGAGGGCTCGGCGAACGAGCTCCGGAAGGCCGGGCACCGGGTGTTCAATCCCTTCGAGCTTTCCGACGGGGGCGAGCTGCCGTCGTTCGAGGCCTATGGCGTCGACAACCCGGCGCTGCTGATCGCCCACGAGAAGGCCGCCTACGAGATCCGCGACACGCAGGCGCTGCTTTCGAAGTTCCGCCGGCATCTCGCCGCGATGGAGAAGGTGTTCGAGACGCTGGCCGGTGAGGGACGCAGGATCGTCGTGGTGCAGGAGCTCGGCGGCTTCACCTCGGTCCTTGCCGCCTATTTCGCCGCGCAGCGCCACGGCGTTTCCAACTATTTCATCGAGCCGTCGTTCTTCAAGGGACGCTTCTTCCTGACGCGCGACAGCTTTTCCGCCCCGCGCATCGGGCGCGGCGCGGAAGGCGCGGGCGCCGAGGTGCTGGCGGTGCTCAACCGCATCCGCGACAGCCAGACCGTTGTCATCCCGGTCAAGGACGCGCTGCACTACCGCGGCGCCATGCGCAAGCTCACCGACCCCAAGAACTGGCGGCGGCTGGTGGAAAAGCTGGTCCAGAAATATGTGCTGAAGCAGCAGGAGGAGTTCCAGCATATCGGCGGCCATGTCCGCCGGCATGTGCGCATGACGATGAACGCCGCGAAGCTGCGCAAGTTCTATGCGCAGATCCCGGCCGAAAGCCCGTTCCTCTACTATCCCCTGCACGTTCCCGCCGATTTCGCCCTGACCATCCGCTCGCCCGAATATCTCGACCAGCTCTCGCTCATCGATTTCCTCTGCCGGGTGGCGCCGGTCGGCCGCAAGGTGGTCATCAAGGAGCATCCCGCGCTGATCGGCGCGCTGCCGGCCGGCCGTATGGCCGAGCTGATGCGCCGCCACGACAATCTCGTCCTGCTCTCGCCCGGCATCAATAACCACGCGGTGCTGCGCCAGGCGGAAGCCGTCGTCACGGTCAATTCCAAGGCGGGCGCGGAAGCACTGCTCTATCGCCGGCCGGTGCTGGCGCTCGGCGATTCCTTCTATCGCGACAGCGGGCTCGTGACGGTGGTCGATGCCCTGCGGGAGCTTCCAACCCGCCTTGCCGGCGCCGCATTGCCCGTGGAAGAGGATGTGAACCGTTTCCTTCAGGATGTCTGGTCGGCGAGCGTGCCCGGCGAGCTCTACGACGTGCGGGAAGAAAACGTCGCCGAATTCGCCGCTTCGCTGCTCGGCGTGCTTGACGCCCAAAACGTGAGGAACGCAACAGGGTGA
- a CDS encoding glycosyltransferase family 2 protein yields the protein MTRDLVSIVTPAYKAAPYVAETIRSVQAQSYGNWEMLIVEDGSPDDTWKVVAEHAAADPRVKLIRQANAGPAMARQKALDHASGRYIAFLDSDDLWLPEKLERQLAFMREKSSAFSFTAFRRIAAEGGTPGRLIEVPAEMTYRRLLGNTAIATSTVLIDRERTGPFQMTKTYYDDFVLWLGLLKRGQVAHGFNEDLMRYRVLGQSVSRNKWRSMQMVWKTYREIEGLGLVPAAAAFAGYAWHAWWKYRKF from the coding sequence ATGACCCGCGACCTCGTTTCCATCGTGACCCCGGCCTACAAGGCTGCGCCCTATGTCGCCGAGACCATCCGTTCCGTGCAGGCGCAAAGCTACGGGAACTGGGAGATGCTGATCGTCGAGGACGGCTCCCCTGACGATACGTGGAAAGTGGTCGCCGAACACGCGGCAGCCGATCCGCGTGTGAAACTCATCCGGCAGGCCAATGCCGGCCCGGCCATGGCGCGCCAGAAAGCCCTCGATCATGCATCCGGCCGGTATATCGCCTTTCTCGACAGCGACGATCTCTGGCTTCCCGAAAAGCTCGAACGCCAGCTTGCCTTCATGCGCGAAAAGTCCTCGGCCTTCAGTTTCACGGCCTTCCGCCGCATCGCCGCCGAGGGCGGCACGCCGGGCCGCTTGATCGAGGTTCCGGCCGAGATGACGTATCGCAGGCTCCTCGGCAATACGGCGATCGCGACCTCGACGGTGCTGATCGACCGTGAGAGGACGGGTCCTTTCCAGATGACGAAGACCTACTATGATGATTTCGTCCTCTGGCTGGGGCTCTTGAAGCGCGGCCAGGTCGCGCACGGCTTCAACGAGGACCTGATGCGCTACCGTGTGCTCGGCCAGTCGGTATCGCGCAACAAATGGCGCTCGATGCAGATGGTATGGAAGACATACCGCGAGATCGAGGGGCTGGGCCTCGTTCCGGCCGCCGCCGCTTTTGCCGGCTATGCGTGGCACGCTTGGTGGAAATACAGGAAGTTTTAG
- a CDS encoding N-acetyl sugar amidotransferase produces the protein MNRIPAPARIDKSLFSGDAHAHETKYGLPSKVKFCVRCVISNQRPNSAVEYKHTKESKKATIAFDEEGVCDACRFAEKKQAGIDWEERERRLVALCDTFRSRNGNYDCIVPGSGGKDSFYASHILKTKYGMHPLTVTWAPHVYTEWGWRNFQSWIHAGHDNLLSTPNGRVHRLLTRLAVDNLFHPFQAFMFGQKALAPKMALLHKIPLVFFGENEAEYGNPIGDTETAKRDWSYFTSDDQSKVSLGGVPIPDLKAHFGVEQQDLLPYLPANPSEIEAQGVEVHYLGYYLKWHPQSCYYYAVEHGGFQASPERTPGTYSKYNSIDDRIDDFHYYTTGIKFGLGRASYDAAQEIRSGDITREEGVALVKRFDHEWPERFAEEIFRYLSIPPEEFPEASRMFEEPILTRDYFDTLADTFRSPHLWKWEGNRWQLRHAVWQEAADAEAAL, from the coding sequence ATGAATCGAATTCCGGCCCCGGCCCGTATCGACAAGTCTCTCTTTTCGGGCGACGCACACGCGCACGAAACCAAGTACGGTCTGCCCTCGAAGGTCAAGTTCTGCGTTCGCTGCGTGATCTCGAACCAGCGCCCCAATTCTGCGGTGGAGTACAAGCACACCAAGGAAAGCAAGAAGGCGACGATCGCCTTCGACGAAGAGGGCGTATGCGACGCCTGCCGCTTCGCCGAGAAGAAGCAGGCCGGGATCGACTGGGAAGAGCGCGAACGGCGGCTCGTCGCCCTGTGCGATACGTTCCGCAGCCGCAACGGCAACTATGACTGCATCGTGCCGGGTTCGGGCGGCAAGGACAGCTTCTATGCCTCCCATATCCTGAAGACCAAATACGGCATGCATCCGCTGACCGTGACCTGGGCGCCGCATGTCTACACGGAATGGGGCTGGCGGAATTTCCAGAGCTGGATCCATGCCGGCCACGACAATCTGCTTTCGACGCCGAACGGCCGCGTGCACCGGCTCCTGACGCGCCTTGCAGTCGACAACCTTTTCCACCCCTTCCAGGCCTTCATGTTCGGCCAGAAGGCGCTGGCGCCGAAAATGGCGCTGCTGCACAAGATCCCGCTCGTCTTCTTCGGCGAGAACGAGGCCGAATACGGCAACCCTATCGGCGATACCGAAACGGCCAAGCGCGACTGGTCCTACTTCACCTCCGACGACCAGTCGAAGGTGAGCCTCGGCGGCGTGCCCATCCCCGATCTCAAGGCGCATTTCGGCGTCGAGCAGCAGGATCTCCTGCCCTACCTGCCGGCCAATCCGTCGGAGATCGAGGCCCAGGGCGTCGAGGTCCACTATCTCGGCTACTATCTCAAATGGCACCCGCAGAGCTGCTACTACTACGCCGTCGAGCATGGCGGCTTCCAGGCCTCGCCGGAAAGGACGCCCGGCACCTACAGCAAGTACAACAGCATCGACGACCGGATCGACGACTTCCACTACTACACGACCGGCATCAAATTCGGCCTCGGGCGGGCGAGCTACGATGCGGCGCAGGAAATCCGCTCCGGCGACATCACGCGCGAAGAAGGCGTGGCGCTGGTCAAGCGTTTCGACCATGAATGGCCGGAACGCTTCGCCGAAGAGATCTTCCGCTATCTCAGCATTCCGCCGGAAGAATTCCCGGAAGCCAGCCGAATGTTCGAGGAGCCCATTCTGACGCGAGACTATTTCGATACGCTTGCCGATACGTTCCGCAGCCCCCACCTCTGGAAGTGGGAGGGCAACCGCTGGCAGCTGCGCCATGCGGTCTGGCAAGAGGCCGCCGACGCCGAGGCTGCTCTGTGA
- a CDS encoding surface carbohydrate biosynthesis protein codes for MPQPNSVALVVDNPKRDLRGVVLTAYQLARKGCRASVVPMYAQGYDIPLLAPDFVLLNYIRQSNEELARSYRDLGIRVAVMDTEGGILSRKGLREPNTWAASLRDAGLSALVDHYFFWGDAVRKAFLENGGFRPEQLHLTGCPRYDLCAPPWNAALAYRRSGFVLVNTNFSAINPAFTRSSEAEKQIFRSLGWPDAYISQWFRELEDVFPRYLDEIEAMARAMPQQPLIVRPHPFENLERYQRRFAGIANIEVDGSGDVLNMIHEAKCVVHLNCGTSVDALLQRKVPVSLEYLNTDLLLDHTPLPSRLSLKPRSRQELVETVQGLVEGRTTFDHDAAFAEIEPWFHRADGAAAERVASTLAALAAGAPRASLSHAIRGGRASPSAGQALQGVASVAFGSRLVGALRGRFAASRKGKDIQPEDVQSLLDFYARASDGPRYRARPARNRLTGMALSTIEILPA; via the coding sequence ATGCCGCAGCCCAATAGCGTCGCGCTGGTCGTCGACAATCCGAAGCGAGACCTGCGCGGCGTCGTCCTGACCGCCTACCAGCTTGCCCGCAAGGGCTGCCGCGCGAGCGTCGTCCCGATGTATGCCCAGGGATACGACATTCCGCTGCTCGCGCCGGATTTCGTGCTGCTGAACTATATCCGCCAGAGCAACGAGGAGCTTGCGCGGTCCTACCGGGATCTCGGTATCCGCGTCGCGGTGATGGATACGGAAGGCGGCATCCTCTCGCGCAAGGGGCTGCGCGAGCCGAACACCTGGGCGGCCTCGCTGCGCGACGCGGGTCTTTCCGCTCTGGTCGACCATTATTTCTTCTGGGGCGATGCCGTCCGAAAGGCCTTTCTGGAAAACGGCGGATTTCGCCCAGAACAGCTCCATCTCACGGGATGTCCGCGCTACGACCTGTGCGCGCCGCCGTGGAATGCCGCCCTTGCCTACCGGCGCTCGGGCTTCGTGCTGGTGAACACGAACTTCTCCGCCATAAATCCCGCCTTCACGCGCTCCAGCGAAGCGGAAAAGCAGATCTTCCGGTCGCTCGGCTGGCCGGACGCCTATATCTCGCAGTGGTTCCGGGAGCTTGAGGACGTCTTTCCGCGCTACCTGGACGAGATCGAGGCCATGGCGCGGGCCATGCCGCAGCAGCCCCTCATCGTGCGTCCCCACCCCTTCGAGAACCTGGAGCGCTACCAGCGCCGGTTCGCCGGCATCGCCAATATCGAGGTGGACGGAAGCGGCGACGTGCTCAACATGATCCACGAGGCGAAATGCGTCGTCCATCTCAATTGCGGCACGTCCGTCGACGCGCTCCTGCAGAGGAAAGTGCCGGTCTCGCTGGAATATCTCAACACGGACCTGCTTCTCGACCACACGCCGCTGCCCTCGCGTCTCAGCCTCAAGCCCCGCTCGCGCCAGGAGCTGGTGGAGACGGTGCAGGGGCTCGTCGAGGGCAGGACGACGTTCGACCACGACGCGGCCTTCGCCGAGATCGAGCCGTGGTTCCATCGTGCGGACGGGGCGGCGGCGGAGCGGGTCGCATCCACGCTGGCGGCGCTTGCCGCCGGCGCGCCGCGCGCCAGCCTCTCCCATGCGATACGCGGGGGGCGGGCGTCCCCTTCCGCCGGGCAGGCTTTACAGGGAGTGGCGTCCGTCGCGTTCGGCAGCCGCCTTGTCGGCGCGCTGCGGGGCAGGTTCGCGGCCTCGCGCAAGGGAAAGGACATCCAGCCGGAGGATGTGCAATCCCTGCTCGATTTCTACGCACGGGCCTCTGACGGTCCCCGCTATCGCGCCCGGCCGGCGCGCAACAGGCTGACCGGCATGGCGCTCAGCACAATCGAGATTCTTCCCGCATGA